A region from the Musa acuminata AAA Group cultivar baxijiao chromosome BXJ1-10, Cavendish_Baxijiao_AAA, whole genome shotgun sequence genome encodes:
- the LOC103969460 gene encoding uncharacterized protein LOC103969460 has protein sequence MASGLVLTSIRPAVIRASTGDGRGGRLAPAKAAGGGGNSWWVPLFGWSSEPDYIDGPATLEASGKRAAAETEGKSRRPAGRRFVAFTEEKARELRMRTMETEAFHDVMYHSAIASRLASDLPRRPPATRL, from the coding sequence ATGGCTTCTGGTTTGGTCCTCACCTCGATCCGGCCGGCAGTGATCCGGGCGAGCACGGGCGACGGCCGCGGGGGGCGGTTGGCCCCCGCGAAGGCCGCCGGCGGAGGGGGCAACAGCTGGTGGGTCCCGCTGTTCGGGTGGTCGTCGGAGCCCGACTACATCGACGGCCCCGCGACGCTGGAGGCTTCCGGGAAACGGGCCGCGGCGGAGACGGAGGGGAAGAGCAGGCGGCCGGCGGGGCGGAGGTTCGTGGCGTTCACGGAGGAGAAGGCGAGGGAGCTGCGGATGCGGACCATGGAGACGGAGGCGTTCCACGACGTCATGTACCACTCCGCCATCGCCTCCCGCCTCGCCTCCGACCTCCCTCGCCGACCCCCCGCCACCAGGCTCTGA